From a region of the Pseudomonadota bacterium genome:
- a CDS encoding class I SAM-dependent methyltransferase, producing LMFKIPITENTVLDLGCGDKRLSKMYPHKKVVTVDAFPACNPDHVLNIGTDKLPFEDKSFDVVVMSDVLEHISRIHGVFALSEAQRVTKLKLIVITPTKWDCNNRYFNDRNFPEYFQNSFNLHRSIYAVTDFSGWKVVLNDPKYLWVEWSPK from the coding sequence ATCTAATGTTCAAGATACCCATCACTGAAAACACAGTACTAGATTTAGGTTGCGGAGACAAGCGACTTAGTAAAATGTATCCACATAAGAAGGTGGTTACAGTTGATGCCTTCCCTGCATGTAACCCTGATCATGTACTTAATATTGGTACTGATAAGCTTCCATTTGAGGACAAATCATTTGATGTAGTTGTCATGTCTGATGTTCTTGAGCATATTTCACGTATCCATGGTGTCTTTGCTTTGAGTGAAGCTCAGCGCGTAACTAAACTCAAACTGATTGTTATTACACCCACAAAATGGGATTGTAATAATCGTTATTTCAATGATCGAAACTTTCCAGAATATTTTCAAAATAGTTTCAATCTCCATCGTTCTATTTATGCAGTAACTGATTTCTCTGGATGGAAAGTAGTATTAAATGACCCTAAATATCTGTGGGTAGAATGGAGTCCGAAATGA
- a CDS encoding 3'-5' exonuclease, producing the protein MSNSMQHWNENQVCVIDTETTGTNPLLNEIVQICILPLDSNLDPRKDVIPFYVTIKPESPEYWNPEAKELNRELFIKAMASGHDSEKVKDLLRDWVKKLKLPLTKWGTPHRIIPLGHNFAFDRSFLMKWLGDQYEEFFDGRYRDTMTAALYLNDRAGFHANKVEYAKVNLRYLCSTLKIDMGSRAHDALADCLSTAQVYKALCRQGLLG; encoded by the coding sequence ATGTCTAACTCGATGCAACACTGGAATGAAAATCAAGTATGTGTCATAGATACTGAAACTACAGGAACAAACCCACTTCTGAATGAAATTGTACAAATTTGTATTTTGCCTCTAGACTCGAACCTCGATCCTCGTAAAGATGTTATCCCTTTCTATGTAACAATCAAGCCTGAGTCTCCTGAGTACTGGAACCCAGAAGCAAAAGAACTGAATAGGGAACTCTTTATCAAGGCTATGGCTTCTGGACATGATTCTGAAAAGGTAAAGGATCTTTTGCGTGACTGGGTAAAGAAACTTAAATTACCCTTAACTAAGTGGGGTACACCTCATAGGATTATCCCATTAGGACACAATTTTGCTTTTGATCGTTCATTTCTTATGAAATGGCTAGGTGATCAATATGAGGAATTTTTCGATGGTAGGTATCGTGATACTATGACTGCTGCACTCTATCTAAATGATAGGGCGGGATTCCATGCAAATAAAGTTGAGTATGCTAAGGTCAACCTTAGGTACTTGTGTTCAACACTTAAAATCGATATGGGTAGCAGAGCACATGATGCTCTTGCTGATTGTCTCTCGACTGCACAAGTCTATAAAGCCCTCTGCAGGCAAGGACTACTTGGATGA
- a CDS encoding glycosyltransferase family 77 protein, which produces MFRVIAFYTKDTPYESEVKNLEASLIKFDIPYFIQGKENRGSWVENCAIKPEFIRDMLDKFPTEDLLYLDADAVVIKPLKYVLEGNIGVHLYRGKELLSGTIFLKNTDETRRLIFAWLDRQQLSPGIWDQKVLQQVIKELGFKVDNIPLGYVKMLGRDDNTSDIYIQQNQASRRFKNLINGKEALKSVSKEEIKGTYGGVKIRWLADGSFFLARCKRETAAILDLQFIRVGKQFRWIPMQATSFFIILKPFFNHKEVYIIGKGPSLDELVEDDFPDSETPIICLNESIHKIETLNISNPLFVMQQDVGIKDSCLPKRGTMIVSTQAKNFYTNKGLGDRLFVFSPFALRLQEATLTVRCAIALARTLGSNKIVFYGCDASMKVGAFDYAKCIGYKSTRGGRVERFAKHKQIILKDVKGLPSEFRWPKKHVA; this is translated from the coding sequence ATGTTTAGAGTCATAGCCTTTTACACTAAAGATACACCTTATGAATCAGAAGTCAAGAATCTTGAAGCAAGTCTAATTAAGTTTGATATACCTTACTTTATTCAAGGTAAGGAGAATCGAGGCTCTTGGGTAGAAAATTGTGCTATTAAGCCTGAATTTATTCGAGATATGTTAGACAAGTTTCCAACTGAAGATTTACTTTATCTTGACGCAGATGCCGTGGTTATTAAGCCATTAAAATATGTGCTTGAGGGTAATATTGGAGTGCATTTATATAGAGGTAAAGAATTATTATCTGGGACTATTTTTCTCAAAAATACAGATGAAACTAGAAGATTGATTTTTGCTTGGCTTGATAGGCAACAACTTTCGCCTGGTATATGGGACCAAAAAGTTTTACAGCAAGTTATTAAAGAATTAGGTTTCAAGGTTGATAATATTCCATTGGGTTATGTAAAGATGTTAGGAAGGGATGATAATACAAGCGATATTTATATACAGCAGAATCAAGCAAGTAGAAGATTTAAAAATCTTATAAATGGTAAAGAGGCCTTGAAATCTGTGTCTAAAGAAGAGATAAAGGGAACTTATGGTGGTGTCAAGATTCGATGGTTAGCTGATGGCTCATTCTTCTTAGCAAGGTGCAAGAGAGAAACTGCTGCAATTCTTGATTTACAGTTTATTAGAGTTGGTAAACAATTTCGTTGGATACCTATGCAAGCAACTTCATTCTTTATAATATTAAAGCCTTTCTTTAATCATAAAGAGGTATATATTATTGGTAAGGGTCCATCACTTGATGAATTAGTTGAAGACGATTTTCCTGATTCCGAGACTCCAATCATTTGCTTAAATGAGTCCATACATAAGATCGAAACACTTAATATAAGTAATCCCTTATTTGTCATGCAGCAAGATGTAGGTATCAAAGATTCTTGTCTACCGAAACGAGGTACGATGATAGTATCTACACAGGCTAAGAACTTTTATACTAACAAAGGACTGGGTGACAGGTTATTTGTATTTTCACCATTTGCATTAAGACTACAAGAGGCTACATTAACTGTTCGATGTGCCATTGCCTTAGCAAGAACATTGGGTAGTAATAAGATTGTTTTCTATGGATGTGATGCTTCGATGAAAGTAGGAGCATTTGACTATGCTAAATGTATTGGTTATAAAAGCACACGTGGAGGCCGAGTGGAACGATTTGCCAAGCATAAACAAATCATTCTTAAAGATGTGAAAGGACTCCCTTCCGAGTTTCGATGGCCTAAGAAACATGTAGCCTAA
- a CDS encoding phage tail tape measure protein, producing MATPDTNNMNKVRDALMMVGVSMKGTKINAQELLTELNKYNEIFSIMKLRVSDASATIKVMNQDMETLSATFKMVKGDLSVSTVMDSNVAATNRLKAAIIELHNEERRFQRNVPRMGGLIGVDESTLGRANTQDFGNYQQASQNLAQSMAKNKIYMDDVRGMLASMSSNTAMGPMNQGVKEVYTALQQVVRTWDTINNKEKAATAEIQNQAQSIRNNAYDAAIRQREQENVMYRTRDTDINSTKNAAYKEKEINDEKRLADEIRLGTAAIRSAEAAKEQKSKHSASLIREEILAERSLRIENEKKLAVQRLAQTNMVGIGAELGFDKSVIGKSSFADYTKLQVAQNQLAQTMTNNGVSMIQLNNMWKSMVTRSPMGAMNKETQEVYTQLQKLASVYAGMDSNFAKTFDIIGKGANDAKKKITEFSVSWQLALKLVAVQLAHQSISAFIRELQAGALYAIEVQKRIAEVRTISQADQLTNPQWLKGFTNVSNKYGIDLLDQIAGGYEAISNQVVKGTETFKFMEEASKFAVTAVTTTKDAVNLLSTAINAYGLSVADSERISSIFFKTIEVGRIRGEEMANMGQLVVPAEQLGITLEELGALVATLTIRGMKASETFTQIRGIFTALLRPTEEMTRFFKEMGVASGEQMLASYGLVGTFEALRTRTQGYSSELSALIPRVRGIAGAVALTGSALETYKQSWYDIGHGTEYYRNAVSLAMESSGRKIQIEIEKVKNYFRTELGSEALGYVVSLSEQVGGLDRLLKGLTTTVAGLVPLMAGLGTFAAYRLAQGHPFAIILSGLFSMYKTVMEFNRYNIMAAQEFTDNWQEAFKDMSKAHAEEVNKMALGISSGLAEYSNRINNVVTELTLESNKMLKGYTDNYLESFKLIETEHDNMMTVLNASINDTKKRASDAKSMAEKLDNKMISSDINKDKLMYDWFSNEQETPQDKLKVLLEHIEELKSEQVELYSSENLDRALEVSDEIIEFEKQVYQYSTQIRKENERNARATEDLLRRRANKEAEYRNDKQTMEARWYQLQAEKEDVQFKHSKSGKKELRKIAEDEIKLRGQYNELVLKHKQEEEEIEIKLKRKEQHVLTYLDCVKRVNKAYEEQNRLLKEAQNVQVIDNVILEAKTQEAEFKKNDIENTIQSIKKFNLKSVLGEKDDATVRKDLEEQIRLIERYQELSGKTVTTDKMKTGINDILLEEMRSREDQKNLRTTEQDRQESESKIKGMTTLLNQVTQSNEEVKLVLGNTARLALSGIPSTYLNKYDYLVNMGLDYMSQFTEESKMLGDAIDTFTKTSSSKDSINVLTRVNQLISDTENITSKLNEPGAPVSPEALKVMSDYLSELKQIKQIFSSGFMTNLKDQETMEDEIKREERNMVRIGDLQSRYANAANTALDKFMVMVKEMDILLNNMDSRLSGLQNRLPVDSSASTISPRAFGGMTHGTDSVKALLTPGEFVVNANASRRFYSQLVAMNAGPRHFASGGPVTSINGDFNISMNSSGNEHIDVVKIGKLLRREVRRGTVVLH from the coding sequence ATGGCAACACCAGACACAAATAATATGAACAAGGTTCGGGATGCATTGATGATGGTTGGTGTGTCTATGAAAGGCACAAAAATCAATGCACAAGAACTATTGACTGAATTAAATAAATATAATGAAATTTTCTCAATAATGAAGTTGCGTGTATCGGATGCATCTGCTACTATTAAAGTAATGAATCAGGATATGGAAACATTATCAGCTACATTTAAGATGGTTAAAGGTGATTTATCTGTTTCAACAGTAATGGATTCTAATGTAGCAGCAACAAATAGACTGAAAGCTGCAATAATTGAATTACATAATGAGGAAAGGAGATTTCAACGTAATGTTCCACGGATGGGTGGTCTTATTGGCGTAGATGAGTCTACCTTAGGAAGGGCAAATACACAAGACTTTGGAAACTATCAACAGGCCTCTCAGAATCTTGCACAGTCTATGGCTAAAAATAAGATATATATGGATGATGTACGTGGTATGCTTGCAAGTATGTCTAGTAATACGGCTATGGGGCCAATGAATCAAGGTGTGAAAGAAGTATATACTGCTCTTCAACAAGTAGTGAGAACTTGGGATACAATCAATAATAAAGAAAAAGCTGCGACTGCTGAAATACAGAATCAAGCTCAGAGTATACGCAATAATGCATATGATGCAGCAATACGTCAGCGTGAACAAGAAAATGTGATGTATAGAACTAGGGACACGGATATAAATAGTACTAAGAATGCTGCTTATAAAGAAAAAGAAATTAATGATGAAAAAAGATTAGCTGATGAAATACGACTGGGCACTGCTGCAATAAGATCAGCTGAAGCTGCAAAAGAACAGAAATCTAAGCACTCTGCTAGCTTGATTAGAGAAGAAATATTAGCAGAAAGATCCTTACGTATAGAAAATGAAAAGAAATTAGCTGTACAGCGGTTGGCCCAAACAAATATGGTTGGTATAGGGGCCGAATTAGGCTTTGATAAAAGTGTAATAGGTAAATCAAGTTTTGCTGATTATACCAAATTGCAAGTTGCACAAAACCAACTTGCACAGACTATGACTAATAATGGTGTTAGTATGATTCAATTGAATAATATGTGGAAGTCTATGGTGACTAGATCGCCAATGGGAGCTATGAATAAAGAGACACAGGAAGTATATACACAATTACAGAAACTCGCTTCTGTATATGCAGGCATGGATAGTAATTTTGCAAAAACATTTGATATTATAGGTAAAGGTGCCAATGATGCAAAAAAGAAGATTACGGAATTTAGTGTTTCCTGGCAGCTTGCACTAAAACTTGTAGCTGTGCAATTAGCACATCAATCTATTTCTGCATTTATTCGTGAATTACAAGCGGGTGCCTTATATGCTATTGAAGTACAGAAAAGAATAGCAGAAGTTAGGACTATTTCTCAGGCAGATCAATTAACTAATCCTCAATGGCTGAAGGGATTTACAAATGTATCTAATAAATATGGTATTGATTTATTAGATCAGATTGCAGGTGGTTATGAAGCTATATCAAATCAAGTTGTGAAAGGTACTGAAACCTTTAAATTTATGGAAGAAGCTAGTAAGTTTGCTGTAACAGCTGTTACAACTACTAAGGATGCTGTAAATTTACTTTCTACGGCTATTAATGCATATGGATTATCTGTTGCGGACTCTGAGAGAATTTCTTCGATATTCTTTAAGACTATTGAAGTTGGACGTATTCGTGGTGAAGAGATGGCAAATATGGGACAATTAGTTGTTCCTGCTGAACAGTTGGGAATCACGCTTGAGGAATTAGGTGCATTAGTTGCCACTCTTACTATTCGTGGTATGAAAGCTTCTGAGACATTTACACAAATCCGTGGTATATTTACTGCATTATTAAGACCTACTGAAGAAATGACAAGATTCTTTAAGGAAATGGGTGTTGCTTCTGGTGAACAGATGTTAGCGTCTTATGGCCTTGTTGGCACTTTTGAAGCTTTGAGAACTAGGACCCAAGGTTATTCTTCAGAGTTAAGTGCATTGATTCCTCGTGTAAGAGGTATTGCAGGTGCTGTTGCTTTGACAGGCAGTGCATTAGAAACTTATAAACAAAGTTGGTATGATATCGGGCATGGCACAGAGTACTATAGAAATGCTGTTAGTCTGGCTATGGAAAGTTCAGGCCGTAAGATCCAGATTGAGATTGAAAAAGTAAAGAATTATTTTCGTACTGAACTCGGGTCAGAGGCACTTGGTTATGTAGTGAGTTTATCAGAACAGGTTGGTGGCCTTGATAGACTATTAAAAGGGTTAACTACTACAGTTGCAGGACTAGTTCCCTTAATGGCGGGATTGGGTACTTTTGCAGCTTATCGTCTTGCTCAAGGGCACCCATTTGCGATAATATTATCTGGATTATTCTCAATGTATAAGACAGTTATGGAATTTAATAGATATAACATAATGGCTGCACAAGAGTTTACGGATAATTGGCAAGAAGCCTTTAAGGACATGTCTAAAGCACATGCAGAAGAAGTTAATAAGATGGCATTGGGAATCAGTAGTGGGTTAGCTGAATATTCAAATAGAATTAATAATGTAGTTACTGAGTTAACCTTAGAGTCAAATAAAATGTTAAAGGGGTATACTGACAATTACCTTGAAAGTTTTAAATTAATTGAAACTGAACATGATAATATGATGACTGTGCTAAATGCAAGCATTAATGATACAAAGAAGAGAGCAAGCGATGCTAAAAGTATGGCTGAGAAGCTAGATAATAAGATGATTAGTTCGGATATTAACAAAGATAAATTGATGTATGATTGGTTCTCAAATGAACAAGAAACACCACAGGATAAATTAAAGGTGTTGTTAGAGCATATTGAAGAATTGAAATCAGAACAAGTAGAATTATATAGTTCTGAGAATCTTGATAGAGCACTAGAAGTAAGTGATGAAATCATTGAATTCGAGAAACAAGTCTACCAGTATTCAACACAAATTCGTAAAGAAAATGAACGAAATGCTAGGGCTACAGAAGACTTATTAAGACGCAGAGCTAATAAGGAAGCTGAGTATCGTAACGATAAACAGACAATGGAAGCAAGATGGTATCAACTACAGGCTGAAAAAGAAGATGTACAATTTAAGCATAGTAAGTCAGGCAAGAAAGAACTTCGGAAAATTGCTGAGGATGAAATAAAATTACGTGGACAATACAATGAATTAGTACTCAAGCACAAACAAGAAGAAGAAGAAATTGAGATTAAGTTAAAACGCAAAGAACAACATGTATTGACATATCTAGACTGTGTAAAAAGGGTAAATAAAGCATATGAGGAACAAAATAGGTTACTTAAAGAAGCTCAGAATGTACAAGTAATAGATAATGTTATTTTGGAAGCCAAGACACAAGAGGCTGAATTTAAGAAAAATGACATTGAAAATACTATCCAGAGTATCAAGAAATTTAACTTGAAATCTGTTTTAGGTGAGAAGGATGATGCAACAGTAAGAAAAGACTTGGAAGAACAAATTAGGCTTATTGAGAGATACCAAGAACTTTCAGGAAAGACTGTTACAACTGATAAGATGAAAACAGGTATCAATGATATTTTACTTGAGGAAATGAGAAGTAGAGAAGATCAGAAAAACTTACGGACTACTGAACAGGATCGTCAGGAGTCAGAATCGAAAATAAAAGGTATGACTACTCTTCTTAATCAAGTAACTCAATCAAATGAGGAAGTCAAACTAGTTCTTGGTAATACAGCTAGATTAGCCTTGAGTGGTATACCTAGTACATATTTAAACAAATACGATTATCTAGTAAATATGGGACTTGATTATATGTCTCAATTCACAGAAGAGTCCAAAATGCTTGGTGACGCTATTGATACATTTACTAAAACGAGTTCAAGTAAAGATTCAATTAATGTATTAACACGTGTTAATCAATTAATCTCAGATACTGAAAATATTACATCCAAATTAAATGAACCTGGTGCTCCTGTAAGTCCAGAAGCTTTAAAGGTAATGTCAGACTATTTGTCAGAGTTAAAACAGATTAAACAAATATTCTCAAGTGGATTTATGACAAATCTTAAAGATCAAGAAACGATGGAAGATGAAATAAAACGAGAAGAAAGAAATATGGTGCGTATTGGAGATCTTCAGTCAAGATATGCAAATGCAGCCAATACTGCTTTAGATAAGTTCATGGTAATGGTAAAGGAAATGGATATATTACTTAATAACATGGACTCCCGGCTCTCGGGATTACAAAATAGACTCCCTGTTGATTCTAGTGCTTCAACTATTAGTCCACGAGCTTTTGGTGGAATGACACATGGAACAGATTCTGTAAAAGCATTACTAACTCCCGGTGAATTTGTTGTTAATGCAAATGCAAGTAGAAGATTTTATAGTCAATTAGTAGCTATGAATGCTGGTCCTCGTCACTTTGCATCAGGTGGACCAGTAACGAGCATCAATGGTGACTTTAATATTTCCATGAATAGTTCTGGAAATGAGCATATCGACGTGGTCAAAATTGGTAAATTATTACGTCGTGAAGTAAGGAGAGGGACAGTCGTCCTTCATTAA